Genomic window (Lewinellaceae bacterium):
GGGCGTTCCAGCTCGGCGGCGGTTTTTTCTTTGAGGTAAACCCGCAAACCCACCGGGAGGGCCAGCTTGAAAATTTTGCCGCCTTTGTGCCAGTATAAGGAAGCGATAACATATACAAAGTTGATGCCCCACAGGGTGCGGTACTCCTGGCGGGCCGAGCCAGCCCGGTTTTGGTAATGGCTGGCGCCCTGTATCTTGCGCCCGCTTTTTTTACGCGTGGTGTCGTCTACGGTCAATTCGATGGCCGCCTCTGGGGGCAACATGCTGTCCAGCAGCAGCAGCACGGCTATCCACAATTTATCGGCCAGCCTCAAAAACGCCCGGCTGAAAAAGACATAAAACCGGGAAAAATGCTTATACTTGGTACCCCCGCTTAGCCAGATGTAATTGGCCACCGTATGGCGCGAACGGCTCAGGGCCCACCCGTAAGCGAGCAACACGAAGCTCTGCCAGGACGGGGCAGTGAAGTGGCGGGCAAACAACGACGTGATAAACTTGGCGAAAGAAGAGCTCATAAAAGATTCCATGGCGGTGCTTTTAGTTTTTATGTTTTACACCTTTAAAATATAGGCGCCGCCGTGGTTTTTTAAAAATAACAGTGCATTTATTCCTGGCCTAGGCACAGACTGCCTGGCCGTAGCTGCTGGGCAGAGGCCTACAAGGCAACAGGAGGTTCGCCGCCATATCCTTAATGCTAAGGGCGGTAGCAGCCCCGGTGGCGTGACTAAGTGCTTACCCATAGCATGGCTGCAAAACCCGAGCTGGCCGCCGAGCTATACTATGGGGGGCCCGCCCTCCGCCTGCTATGCCCGGAAGCCTGCCAAAAACGCAAAACTAATGACTAGTGCCTCGCGCACTAAATAACAGGATATAAAATGGACTCTTTTGCCGCCATACTGCGTTGTTCGTCGCTCATATAGTCCCGCTATGCTCGCTCCTCACGCCTTGTCTGGCAACAAAATAGCCTCATTTTCTATACCCCGTTACTTAATGCGCGAGGCACTAGGAGCCTGTCGGAGAAACCCTTGGAAGGGGAAGGTTGGCAGCCCCTCGGCAGACAACGTAGCCATTTCAAATACAAGCGCTCATTCCTCCTCCTCACTACCCATTTCCCCCTTCAAAAACGCCTCCACCTGTTCCCGGAAGAGCTGGTTTTCCATGCCTTCCAATAGCAGCCTGGCCGCTCGTTCCCAATCCTCCGGCGAAAGGCGCCACAGGTCATGGAAAGGCGGTTGTTCCGTTGAGTTCTGAATTTCATACTCCTGGGGCGTGCCTTCGAATTCGGCGTAAATATGCAGCCGCTCGATGGCTTCTTCCAGCTCAATATAGCGGATGGCTTGCAAGAAGGGAATCATCGGTTCCTTTGCATCCAGGGCCAGGAGTTGCGGTTCCAATCCGTTGACGAACTGCAGTTGCTGTGCCTCTTGCCGCAGCAGGAATTCCGCCTTTTCCTTTTTCTTCTTGGGCAGCACCATCTCCTCGCAGCACCAGAACGACTGATAGGCCGCCGGCAGGAAATCCTGCTCGATGCGCTCGAAGCACTGCAGGGCTTTGTCCATCTCGTCGTTTTCGACGAAGATGAGGCCGGCGTAGTAACACTGCGCGTATTCTTTTTTCGATAAGGGCGCCGCTTCTTCCTTTTTCTGCCAGAATTTCCAGTTGCTTTGTTCAGGGGGCAGGAAGGCTGCCGCTCTTTTCAGGGCAGGTTCCAGATAAGGGGCGTCTGGCTCCAGGAAGTCCCAGCAGGCCAGCAGCTGGTGGTAGGCAACCATCAGATCTGGTTCTTCCGCCAGGCTTTTGGCCAGGTGGTCCAAAGCGGCCGAGGGGTCGCCCATATAGTAATGGGCCAACCCGAGCAGTTTGTGCCACGCGCCATTTGACAAACCACTGTTTTCCCGGCCTTTTTCCAGCCAGTTGAGATAAGCGGCCAGGGGCAGGGCCGTATCGAAAGTAGATTTCAGGTAGCCTTTCCATTTGCCATACTCCTCAGCGGGCATATAATCCCGGATGATGCGGTAGGAAAAGAAAGGGAAAGGGGGCAGTTGGGCGAAAGCAGCAAAAAAATTGCCGGCAAACTCCCCTTTGCTCAGGTATTCGGC
Coding sequences:
- a CDS encoding tetratricopeptide repeat protein, with the protein product MTAEEHHEQGKKHWEAGEYEEAEEAFASALELEPEWARPWHGLGRLYFSQEKYEEAIDAFQQATALEEENPIYWFSLARGYAYSRQPNEALEAYQQSIKLNRESAAPWNGLGVLYFEALGKPQSGIQCFRRAEYLSKGEFAGNFFAAFAQLPPFPFFSYRIIRDYMPAEEYGKWKGYLKSTFDTALPLAAYLNWLEKGRENSGLSNGAWHKLLGLAHYYMGDPSAALDHLAKSLAEEPDLMVAYHQLLACWDFLEPDAPYLEPALKRAAAFLPPEQSNWKFWQKKEEAAPLSKKEYAQCYYAGLIFVENDEMDKALQCFERIEQDFLPAAYQSFWCCEEMVLPKKKKEKAEFLLRQEAQQLQFVNGLEPQLLALDAKEPMIPFLQAIRYIELEEAIERLHIYAEFEGTPQEYEIQNSTEQPPFHDLWRLSPEDWERAARLLLEGMENQLFREQVEAFLKGEMGSEEEE